The Rhineura floridana isolate rRhiFlo1 chromosome 10, rRhiFlo1.hap2, whole genome shotgun sequence genome includes a region encoding these proteins:
- the NEUROD6 gene encoding neurogenic differentiation factor 6, whose amino-acid sequence MLTLPFDESVVMPESQMCRKFSRESEDQKQIKKPECFTKQITHQGKSIKRSMAEDTEKEEAEDDREEEDENGLPRRRGLRKKKTTKMRVERVKFRRQEANARERNRMHGLNDALDSLRKVVPCYSKTQKLSKIETLRLAKNYIWALSEILRIGKRPDLLTFVQNLCKGLSQPTTNLVAGCLQLNARSFLMGQTGETAHHARSPYSTFYPPYHSPELGTPPGHGTLDNSKTMKPYNYCSTYESFYESTSPECSSPQFEGPLSPPPINYNGIFSLKQEESLDYGKNYNYGMHYCAVPPRGPLGQSSVFRLPTESHFPYDLHLRSQSLSMQDELNAVFHN is encoded by the coding sequence ATGTTAACGCTACCGTTTGATGAATCTGTTGTAATGCCTGAGTCCCAGATGTGCAGAAAGTTTTCCAGAGAAAGTGAGGACCAGAAGCAAATCAAGAAGCCAGAATGCTTTACAAAGCAGATTACACACCAAGGAAAAAGTATTAAAAGATCTATGGCAGAAGATACAGAAAAAGAGGAGGCAGAAGATGATCGAGAGGAAGAAGATGAAAATGGTTTACCCAGGAGGAGGGGCCTTCGGAAAAAAAAGACGACCAAGATGAGAGTGGAGAGGGTCAAATTCAGGCGACAAGAAGCTAATGCAAGAGAAAGAAATAGAATGCATGGCCTCAACGATGCTCTGGACAGTTTAAGGAAAGTAGTCCCTTGTTATTCCAAAACACAAAAATTGTCTAAAATAGAAACTTTGAGACTGGCCAAAAATTACATATGGGCTCTTTCTGAAATTTTACGAATTGGCAAGAGGCCTGATCTGCTGACATTTGTCCAAAATTTGTGCAAAGGTCTCTCTCAGCCAACAACAAACTTGGTGGCGGGATGCCTACAACTGAACGCAAGAAGTTTCTTGATGGGTCAGACAGGGGAAACAGCCCATCATGCCAGATCTCCCTACTCCACCTTCTATCCTCCCTACCACAGCCCAGAGCTGGGCACTCCCCCAGGTCACGGAACACTTGACAATTCCAAGACCATGAAACCGTACAATTATTGCAGCACTTACGAGTCTTTCTACGAAAGCACTTCTCCTGAGTGTTCTAGCCCACAGTTTGAAGGTCCCTTAAGTCCTCCCCCAATTAACTATAATGGGATATTTTCCCTCAAGCAAGAAGAATCTTTGGACTATGGCAAAAACTACAATTATGGCATGCATTATTGTGCAGTGCCACCCAGGGGTCCCCTTGGGCAGAGTTCTGTATTCAGGTTGCCCACCGAGAGCCACTTCCCTTATGACTTACATCTGCGCAGCCAGTCTCTCTCCATGCAAGATGAATTAAATGCAGTTTTTCATAATTAA